A segment of the Amycolatopsis thermophila genome:
AGGCAGACCTCGGTGACCGTCAGGTTCGCCGACCGCAGCAGGTCCTGCGCCCGCTCGATCCGCCGCCGCGTCAGGTAGGCCTTCGGGCTCTCCCCGTACGCGGCGGCGAACGAGCGGCTGAAGTGGTAACGCGAGCAGCAGGCGACGGCGGCGAGCGCGCCCACGTCGAGGGGTTCGGCGTAGTGGGCGTCCATCCAGTCCTTGGCGCGGCGCACCTGCGCCACCACCGCCGCCCTGTCGGTCATCGCGTCAGCGATTCGTCGGCGTCAATGCGCCGCCTCGTTCCAGGACCGGCCGAACCCGACCGACACCTCCAGCGGCACGGCCAGCTCGTAGGCGGCGCCCATCTCGCGGCGCACCAGCTCCTCGACCTGGTCGCGCTCGCCCTCGGTCACCTCCAGCACGAGCTCGTCGTGCACCTGCAGCAGCACCCGCGACGACAGCCCGGACTCCGTCAGCGCCCGGTGCACCCCGATCATCGCGACCTTGATGATGTCGGCCGCGCTGCCCTGGATCGGCGCGTTCAGCGCCATCCGCTCGGCCATCTCGCGGCGCTGCCGGTTGTCGCTGTTGAGGTCGGGCAGGTAGCGGCGGCGGCCGAAGATCGTCTCGGTGTAGCCGACCTTGCCCGCCTCGGTGACGACGCTCTGCAGGTAGTCGCGCACCCCGCCGAAACGGGCGAAGTACTCGGTCATCAGTTCGCGGGCCTCCTCGGTGGAGATCCGCAGCTGCTGCGACAGGCCGTAGGCCGACAGCCCGTACGCCAGGCCGTAGTTCATCGCCTTGATCTTCGCCCGCTGCGGGCCGGTGACCTCGGCCGGGTCGACACCGAACACGCGCGCGGCCGTCGCGGCGTGGAAGTCGAACCCGGACTGGAACGCCTCGATCAGCGCGGCGTCCTCGGACAGGT
Coding sequences within it:
- a CDS encoding helix-turn-helix domain-containing protein, which encodes MTDRAAVVAQVRRAKDWMDAHYAEPLDVGALAAVACCSRYHFSRSFAAAYGESPKAYLTRRRIERAQDLLRSANLTVTEVCLAVGFTSLGTFSRRFAEITGQTPSEYRARARSDGPPPVPGCYLMMWTRPAPGSAHSEKPPEPPGQ